The nucleotide sequence TGCAGGCGGCTCTTCAAGTCGGTTATAAAATCTCTTGGCTTAACTAAGAGGGACTGACCGATACTGTTGGGCTGGAGAGTAGCAGAGGGAGATGGAATTCCCGGTGTAGTGGTGATATGCGTAGATATCGGGAGGAACACCAGTGGCGAAGGCGGTCTCCTAGGCTGTTCCTGACGCTGAGGCCTGAAAGCGTGGGGAGCAAACCGGATTAGATACCCGGGTAGTCCACGCCCTAAACGGTGAGCACTAGGTATGGGGGGTATCGACCCTCTCTGTGCCGCAGCTAACGCTTTAAGTGCTCCGCCTGGGGACTACGGTCGCAAGACTAACACTCAAAGGAATTGACGGGGGCCCGCACAAGCGGTGGAGCATGCTGTTCAATTCGACGCGACGCGAAGAACCTTACCTGGGCTAGACAACGGCGGACCGCCTGAGAAATCAGGCTTTCCCTTCGGGGACTGCCGGTTCAGGTGTTGCATGGCTGTCGTCAGCTCGTGTCGTGAGATGTTGGGTTAAGTCCCGCAACGAGCGCAACCCCTGCCCTTAGTTGCCACCAGGTAATGCTGAGCACTCTAGGGGGACTGCACGGGTCAACCGTGAGGAAGGCGGGGACGACGTCAAGTCATCATGGCCCTTATGTCCAGGGCTACAAGCGTGCTACAATGGGCTACACAAAGGGTTGCAAACTCGCGAGAGCCAGCTAATCCCAAAAAGTAGTCCTCAGTTCGGATCGGAGTCTGCAACTCGACTCCGTGAAGTTGGAATCGCTAGTAATCGCGGATCAGAACGCCGCGGTGAATACGTTCTCGGGCCTTGTACACACCGCCCGTCACGCCATGGAAGTCTGCTGTACCGGAAGTCGGTGCACCAACCCGCAAGGGAGGTAGCCGCCTATGGTATGGCCGGTGACTGGGGCGAAGTCGTAACAAGGTAGCCGTAGGGGAACCTGCGGCTGGATCACCTCCTTTCAACGAGTGATGCTGCTGCTCTTCGGAGTGGCGGCCATTCGAGGTCAATCGCCGGGTAACACCGGTCGGTTTCGACCGTGGCAGCAAGTCGCTTCCACCCCCGCTCGCACTACTATTCGGTTTTGAGAGGCCAGCCCTTTGGGGTTGTTCTTTGACAAGATTTCGGATCAATAATCGATACTGGATTTCGAGGCTGCGCATGGCCGGCCGACGCTCACAATTTCAGGGGGCCTATAGCTCAGCTGGCTAGAGCGTGCCCCTGATAAGGGCAAGGTCGGTAGTTCGACTCTACCTAGGCCCACCACTTAGCCACTTGATCAAAGGCGGTGCCGGCTCGAAAGGTTAACAGGGCTTGGGGGCGGTAGCTCAATTGGGAGAGCATCGGCTTTGCAAGCCGGGGGTTGCCGGTTCAATCCCGGTCCGCTCCACCAGTATCAGGATGACCGGACGCGAATGCGCGTCCGAGGCAATTTTTGGCTCCGCGCCGAGTCGCAAGATAGGGCGTGGATGCCGATCCGGTCTTTGACAACTGAATAGTAGGGTATCTTCAAGTGTAGTTAGTAGAGCCTTGTATGTGACTCGAGACCTTAAGTGGTCAAGCTACTAAGGGCACACGGTGGATGCCTTGGCGCAAGCAAGCGAAGAAGGACGTGGCTGGCTGCGAAAAGCTCCGGGGAGCCGCCTAGCAGGCTTTGATCCGGAGATGTCCGAATGGGGCAACCCGGCATCCTTAATCGGATGTCATCGCGCGCTGAATACATAGGCGCGCAGAAGCGAACGCAGGGAAGTGAAACATCTCAGTACCTGCAGGAAGAGAAAACAAATCAGAGATTCCCTCAGTAGCGGCGAGCGAACGGGGAACAGCCCAAACCTCACCTAGTGATAGGTGTGGGGTTGTGGGGCTGCTTCAGGGTTTACCCGGGAAGTTACAAAGGCGATTGATAGTCAAAGGCCCCTGGAAAGGGCAACCATAGAGGGTGATAGTCCCGTAGGCGAAATCGATTGCTCTTCCTGGAAGCAGTTCCCGAGTACCGCGGAACACGTGCAATTCCGTGGGAAGCTGGCAGGACCATCTGCCAAGGCTAAATATGAGCTTGCGACCGATAGCGTACCAGTACCGTGAGGGAAAGGCGAAAAGAACCCCGGTGAGGGGAGTGAAATAGAACCTGAAACCGTGTGCCTACAAGCAGTGGAAGCCAGGTGAGCCCGGAAGCAATTCCGGTCTCCGGGTGACCGCGTGCCTTTTGCTTAATGAGTCTGCGACTTACTAGGCGTGGCAAGGTTAAGCCGTAAAGAGGTGTAGCCGTAGCGAAAGCGAGTTCGAATAGAGCGTCAAGTCGCGTTTAGTAGACCCGAAGCGGGATGATCTACCCATGGTCAGGGTAAAGCGGCAGTAAAATGCCGTGGCGGCCCGAACCGGTGAAGATTGAAAACTTCTCGGATGAACTGTGGGTAGGGGTGAAAGGCTAATCAAATTCCGTGATAGCTGGTTCTCCTCGAAATATATTGAGGTATAGCCTCAGGTGATGGCTGGTGGAGGTAGAGCACTGGATGGGCTAGGGTCCCTACCAGGATACCAAACCTAACCAAACTCCGAATGCCACCAAGCTTAACCTGGGAGTCAGACTACGGGCGATAAGGTCCGTGGTCAAAAGGGAAACAGCCCAGACCGCCGGCTAAGGCCCCAAAGTCGATGCTAAGTGGGAAAGGATGTGGGAGCGCCCAGACAACCAGGAGGTTGGCTTAGAAGCAGCCATCCTTTAAAGAAAGCGTAACAGCTCACTGGTCAAGCGAACCTGCGCCGAAAATGTAACGGGGCTTAAGCATCGCGCCGAAGCCGCGGGCTTCGCCAGTTCGCTGGCGGAGCGGTAGAGGAGCATTCTGGTTGCCAATGAAGTACGACCGGCAAGGACGTATGGAGGTCCCAGAAGTGATTATGCAGACACGAGTAGCGATAAAGAGGGTTAGAAACCCTCTCGCCGTGAGTCCAAGGTTTCCTGGGTAAAGATAATCTTCTCAGGGTTAGTCGGTGCCTAAGCCGAGGCTGAAAAGCGTAGGCGATGGAAAGCAGGTTAATATTCCTGCACCAGCAGTTTGTCGTTTGAGTGATGGGGTGACGGAGGAGGGTAGGTTATCCGGGTGTTGGATGTCCCGGTTCAAGCCCGTAGGCGGAAGCGGTAGGTAAATCCGCTGCTTCATTAACGCCGAGAGGTGATGTCGAGCGATTCCGTCAGGTCTCGCGAAGTAACTGATCCCATGCTCCCGAGAAAAACCTCTAAACGAGACAAACTGGTGACCGTACCACAAACCGACTCAGGTGGACGGGTAGAGCATACCAAGGCGCTTGTGAGAACTGTGGTTAAGGAACTCAGCAAATTGACACCGTAACTTCGGAAGAAGGTGTGCCTGCTGATGTGATGGGCTTCGCGCCCAAGAGCATCGGCGGGTCGCAGAGAGCAGTGGGTAGCGACTGTTTAGCAAAAACACAGGACTATGCTAAGCCGCAAGGCGATGTATATGGTCTGACGCCTGCCCGGTGCCGGAAGGTTAAGGGGACCCGTTAGCCCGCAAGGGCGAGGCGGGGAACCGAAGCCCCGGTAAACGGCGGCCGTAACTATAACGGTCCTAAGGTAGCGAAATTCCTTGTCGGGTAAGTTCCGACCTGCACGAATGGCGTAACGATTTCCCAGCTGTCTCGACCACAGACACAGCGAAACTGCACTCTCGGTGAAGATACCGAGTACCCGCGGCAGGACGGAAAGACCCTGTGCACCTTTACTATAACTTTGCAGTGAATCTAGGGATTTCATGTGTAGGATAGGTGGGAGGCTATGAAGTGAGGGCGCTAGCTCTCATGGAGCCAACCTTGAAATACCACCCTTGTGATTCTTGGCTTCTAACCATCACTCTTACCGGGTGTGGGACACTGCATGGTGGGTAGTTTGACTGGGGCGGTCGCCTCCCAAAAGATAACGGAGGCGCGCGAAGGTTCTCTCAGGCTGAGTGGAAACCAGCCGTTGAGTGTAATGGCATAAGAGAGCTTAACTGCGAGAGCGACGGCTCGAGCAGGTGCGAAAGCAGGTCATAGTGATCCGGTGGTCCCGTATGGAAGGGCCATCGCTAATCGGACAAAAGGTACGCCGGGGATAACAGGCTTATCTCCCCCAATAGTTCACATAGACGGGGAGGTTTGGCACCTCGATGTCGGCTCGTCACATCCTGGGGGTGGAGTAGCTCCCAAGGGTTCGGCTGTTCGCCGATTAAAGTGGCACGCGAGCTGGGTTCAGAACGTCGTGAGACAGTTCGGTCCCTATCCGCCGTGGGCGAAGGATACTTGAGAGGAGCTGTCCTTAGTACGAGAGGACCGGGACGGACGTACCTCTGGTGTACCGGTTGTGGCGCCAGCCGCATCGCCGGGTAGCCATGTACGGACGGGATAACCGCTGAAAGCATATAAGCGGGAAGCCCACCTCAAGATTAGGTATCCCGATCGTAAGATCCTAAAGGCCCCTTCTAGACCAGGAGGTTGATAGGCCAGAGGTGGAAGCGCTGTAAGGCGTGGAGCTGACTGGTACTAATCGGCCGTGAGGCTTGACCACTAACTATCTGCTTGCTTGCAAGCCGGTAGTCGCCGGAACCTATCCGAGTTCCAATCGCTAATCGGATAGGACGGCAAAGGTCGAGTCACAAACAGGACTTGAAAGCGCATTTGAAGACCCTACATTCAGTTAGTCGGAGCTTGAGCACCGACGCCAGCGACCTAACACGTCGCGGCGCAGGTTCGACAGGTTTCCGGTCGCCATGGCGAAGGGGAAACACCCGTTCCCATCCCGAACACGGCAGTTAAGCCCTTCAGCGCCGATGGTACTGTGACCGTAGGCGTCACGGGAGAGTAGGACGCGGCCGGGGAATCACGAGGGCGGAATCGAAAGGTTCCGCCCTTTTTTATAGTCTACGATGCCCGCTTCACGATGACGCTCATCCGACCAGATTCACTTCACGATCACGCTTAGCGTGAAAATCTTCGCGGGCGGCTTGTCCGTTTCCCATGGACGCGAGTAGCCAAGCTCAAGCGCACCGGTTCCAGCGGATTTCGCAGTGAAGCGCGTGATTTCGTTCCACGTCGCACGGGGCATCGCGCTGCCAGTTTGTTCATAGGTCGGATCACCGGCCTGCTCGATGATGCTGCTATCGATTTTCGACACCTTCCAGGTGTAGCCGGTGCCCGAAGTAGCCTTGAGCGATACGGCGAGGTCGTCGCCGTGCGCGAGCACCACTCCGCCGCCGTTGTCCTGCTCGGTCACTGTGACGGTTCGAGCTAGTGCCGTGGACCCGACCATCAAAATCACGCCGAGCATCGCGAACAGTAGCACCGATGCTCGATGCGACTGAGGTTATGGTGCTTGGGACGCGCAAGATGGCCAGCGCGTAGCTAGTCCTTTTCGTAGTGCCTGATTTCGATCAGGTGCTTGTTCGGATCGAACAGATAGAGCGCCTTGCCCATCCCTTCGGCGCCGCCCTCCTCGCCCGGTCCACGCATGTTGTTCGCCGCGTGAAACGAGTCGCCGTACTCGAGGCCGGCCGCGCGGATTCGCTCGAATGCGCTCTCGAACTCGGACCGCGTCATCGAAAACGCGAGATGTTCGTTGCCTTTGGTTCCCCACGGCGCCAATTGCAGCACCAAGCTTGGCGTGACGCGAATCACCGAGAACGGTTCGCGCTCGCCGTCGTAGGTGAGTCCGATGATTCGCGTGTAAAAATCGATGCTCTTCTCGCGATCGTTGATCGCGAGTATCAGATGGTCGAGCTGCGGCGGCATAGCGCGATACCTCCTGTTGCCAGGATTTCTTGTACGCGCCGTTCACGATACGTGCAATCGAAGAGGTATCGGCGGTAGTGCTTCCAGTCCGGACGGCGCTCGCTCAAATCTCGCCGCGGACCCCCTGGGTAGCCGAGAGCACGCGCACTTTCACGTGATGCTCCGATTGCGCGAGCGATCCCCAGTGCATCGCGAAATTCTCGAGCTGTACGTCGGGCTGGAATCGCTCCGAGACGCCCATCACGACCTCGTCGGCGCCCAGCAGATACGCGATTCGCGCGATCGCGTGAATCTGATCGTTCGAGACCGCGACCAGTTGCGAAACCGCGCGCCCGTGGTCCTCGCAAGTTTTGACCACTCGGCTGAAGAGTTTCTGTTCGGTATCGGTGAAGAGCTGGACGCCGTCGCTCGAGGCGAGACCTTTTTCCATGCGCACGGTCAGCGCAATCAATTCCGCATGGTCCGGTTCAGATAGATAGCGATGCAGATGCGACAGATTGCCCGGGTCGCGAATCGCAATGATTTTCTTCACCTGTCCGTCGAAGCCGAGCAGCTTCGGATGCAGCCCCGACTCGTCGATAAATTCGAGGTTGAATTTCTCGGGCTCCTCGCCGTACGCGTGCTCGACGTGGCCGTTGACCTTCTGGGAAATTTCGAAAATTAGGAACGGCGCCGCGGTGAAGCCGATTCCTGCGACCGTCGCGACCTGCTTGGTCAGCAGATTGATCAACGCCGTGGCGAACAGGACGAGGAACGTCAGAATCAATCCGAGCGGAAAATCCTGGCCGCCGGGCCGGAACCATTTCAGATTCAGCGGCACCTGCCAGATGCGCGGCGCAGTCTGCCGATAGCGCAGTACCACGACCGACAAGGTCTTGAAGACGAAGCTCCAGATGACGCCGAAGGCATACGCCTCGCCGAGCAAGAACATATCGCCGCGCGACAGCACGATCGTTCCGATCTGCATTAGCGCGACCAGATTGACGATTCGATGATTGGTGCCGTAGCGCCGGTGCGGATGGCGAAACCAGTCGAGCAAGACGCCGTCTTCGGCGACGCGCGTCAGCACGCCGGTCGAACCGACGATCGAGGTATTCACCGCGCCGGCAAGGATGAGAAAGCCGACGAACACCACGAAAGCGCGGAGCGCGATCCGAATCCACAGTGGGCCGACGACGAACATCGCGAGGCCGCCGATCAGGTTGTCGCCGTACTTCGACATCCGCACGGCGTCGGGGACGATCATCACGGCGAAAAACGAAATCAGCGAGGTCAGCAACATGCTGTAGAGAAAAATGATCAGGCCGGTGCGCAGCAGATTTTTCAGCTTGGGCGCTTCGATTTCGCGATTGATTTGCGCGAGCGATTCCTCGCCCGACATCGCGAGAATCGAGTGCCCGAACGCGATCATGATGCCGAGCGCGCCGATCGTGCGCGCCGCCGGCAGATGCTTCAGCCAACCGAGCGATTCGCTGGTGAACTTCAACTCGAGCGGTGGCAGATGCGCGCCGCGTACATACAGCGTGATTCCGCACCAGACGATCATCATGACGGCCATCACCGTGGTGACCTGCATGATGCGCATCGCTTTGCCGCTCGACTCCTCGATCCCGAGGATGTTCTGCCACCAGAAATAAACCGTGACGCCGATCGCGAACACGGCCGCGCTTAGATTTTGCGGCAAGACCAAATGCACGCCGCCCAGCTTGAACAATTCGTTCATCAAGCCGGTGAGATACTGGCCCGCCGAGACGCCGCTGATCGGTCCGGTCAGGATGTAATCGAACATCAACGCGGAGACGGAGATCTTCGCGAGCGTGGAACCCATCGCTTCTTTCACGACGCGGTAAACTCCGCCGCGTGTGAACATCGAACACGATTCGACATACACGGCGCGCACCGCGTACGAGAAGAGCATCACGGCCAGGATGAAATATGGAGAGGAGCGGCCGACCGCGGTCTCGACGATGCCGCCGATGTAATACACGGTCGACGCGAGATCGCATAGCACGACCGCCGACGCGCGCCAGAACGAGATGAACGCGAGCATCCCGGTGGTGACGACGATGGTGCGGGTGTTTCTGCCGAACAGCGGCGGGGAATTTGTTTGTTCCGGTAGTGTGACTCTGGGCGAAGCTGCCAAGTTGAGGTACCCCGTGATGAAGAGACCGCATTCACCAACGGAGCAATTACCGGTCCGAAAAATCTTTCAGCATTGGCGCAGGATGCAGGGATTGCATCGCGCAACGGCCACGCGCAAATCGCATCCTGCATTTTGCACTGCCGCCGATAGCAGCCTCGCGTGTCGCGGGATATGACTTTGGCGATGGCAACTAAGCCGATTCGCAAAGCGATACGCGAACCGATGCGCACGTCGTCGCGGCCGCGCGCACGGGCGCTCGGTATTCCATTCGACGGCGAACCGGGGCCGCTCAACGCGATCACCGACGTCGCGGGCGTCGAGGTCGGCCACGCAACGATCATTCGCGGCAACGGCAAGCTGATCGTCGGACGCGGACCCGTGCGCACCGGAGTAACCGCGATTCTGCCCCGCGGAAAACGCAACTTCGCGCCGGCCTTCGCCGGATATTTTGCACTGAACGGCAACGGTGAGATGACTGGAACCGCATGGGTCGAAGAGTCGGGCTTGCTCACCACTCCAATCATGATCACCAACACCCATAGCGTCGGCGTGGTGCGCGACGCCGTCATCCAGTGGCAGGTGAAGCGCCGGCAAATGCCACAGCCGTGGTCGTTGCCGGTGGTGGCCGAGACCTGGGACGGACGCCTCAACGACACCGACGGATTCCACGTGAAGCCGCGTCATGCATGGGAGGCGCTCGATACGGCACGCACCGGGCGCGTCGCCGAAGGTTGCGTTGGCGGCGGCACCGGAATGATCGGCTACGGATGGAAGGGTGGAATCGGCACCGCGTCGCGGCGGCTCGAACGCAAAGCCGGCGGCTATACGCTCGGCGTGCTGGTCCAGTTGAATTGCGGGCGTGGGAAGGAACTAACGATTGCCGGGATACCGGTTGGCCGGAAGTTGCGAGCCGAGTCAGAAACCGCCGCGCAGCCCGACTTGGGATCGATCATAATCGTCGCGGCGACCGACGCACCGCTGCTGCCTCATCAACTGAAGCGAATCGCGCGGCGCCTCACGATGGGACTCGCGCGCACCGGCAGTGTCTCCGGCAACGGCTCGGGCGATTTGTTCCTCGCGTTTTCGACCGCGGCTGCCGGCGAATCGAGCGACGATGTTGCGAGCGTGAAGATGCTTGCAAACTCGCGAATGGATCCGCTGTTCACCGCCGCGGTGCAGGCGACGGAAGAAGCGATCGTCAATGCCCTGGTCGCGGCGGAAACGATGACTGGAATCAACGGCGAGCGCGTCGAGGCGATCCCGCACGATCGATTGATCGAGCTGATGCGTCGTTACGCGCGCCGATCAGAAAGTGCTTCCTGAAAAAAGAGAAAGGCGGCTATCGTAAGCCGCCTCGCGAAATCGTTTCTTCACCCAGAATCAGTGCTTGGTCTCGATCCGTCGTCCGTAGGTCACTTCGCCCTTGTCAACCCGCAGGCTGAAGCCACAATCCGGATTGGTGCAGACCCACGCCTTGAACATGACTGACGCACCTTCCTGACCGTAATCCGATAGGGGAATCAAGGTGCCATTATTGCACTTCTGGCACTTCGGCCACTCCATCACCCAGCGCCTCCTTGCAGCCGACCCAAACCGCGTCGTCCTGTGGAGAAATTATCCGACCCTCAAATCTAAAGCAACGAGCAAGGTCAGCAGTCGGGCTTGCGGAGTCGAGGTGATCGCCGGGGATCCGAGAGTCGGCGGACGGTTCGAGATTGTCCGCGCCCCGACGGCCCGCCTTGCGACCGCCTACTTCAGCGAGCGCACCGAGAAGCCGCGATCGTTGCTGCAGAGCAGCGAGCGCTTGCCTTCGAGCACGGTCTCGAGCACGACTTCGCGGCCCCACAGGCGCTGCAAGTAGGCGAGGCTCTTCTCCGCGTACTCGAGATGCAAGTCGCGGCCGTCGTGATAATGCTTCACGTAGAGCGTGCGATTCTGACCGAAGTCCGCGTCCTCGATCTTCAGCACCGGAATCGAGTTGGTGCCGACGTTCTTGATCAGCGTTTCCTTGACCTCGCGCCATCCCGCGTCGTCCGCGACCTTGCTGACGACCAGTTCCTCGCCGCGCGCTTCATACTCAAAGATATCCATCTCGCGCATCAAATCTTCGGTCAGGAAGCGCCGCAGGAACGACGAATCGCGCTCGACCTCGCGCACCTCGAACAGTTTTTCGAGTCCAGATTTAGCCGGCGGACCGTCGCGCTTGATCTCCTCGGCCGTAGGATTCGTGTAGCGCCGATAGATGTCTTCCCAGACCTTCAGCCCGAGATGGTACGGATTGATCTGCCCGGGAATCGGCCGCACCACCTGGTTGTGGCGCACGATGAATTCGAGATACAGCCCCTGCTCGAGGCCCAGCGATTCGAGAATCCGCTTGTGCCAGTAGCTCGCCCATCCCTCGTTCATGATCTTGGTTTCCATGAGCGAGATGAAGTACTTGGCTTCATGGGCCACGATCGTCAGCAGATCTTTTTCCCAGTCGGCGAGGAACGGATTGTGGTCGCGGATGAACAGCAGCAGGTCTTCATCGGGCTCGATTGGCACCTTGTGCAAATCGGGCTCTTCAACCACGCGGCGCGCATGAATTTTCTGGAACGGATCGGGATGGCCCTGGGTCGTCTGGATTGCGCGATCGATCTGTTCCTGCGGCGTCAGCTTCTTGATCGCGAAATTGCGGCGGCACTGCCAGTTCAGCGCGTGCGCCGCGTCGAGTACGCGCTCGACCTTCTCGATCCCGATCGATGGATCCTCGACGTAACGCCGCACGCGCATCGCGGCGGCCTTGTAATTTTCGATCGTCAGTTCGGCGCGCGTCGCCGACGTGAAGGTGAAATTGTTCCTGAAGAAATCGTTGTGGCCGTACACGTGCGCCATCGTGAGGATCTGCAGCAGCAGCGAGTTGTCGCGCATCAGGTACGCGATCGCCGGATTCGAGTTGATCACCATCTCGTACGGCAATCCGCTGACGCCGTGATCGTAAAGCGTCTTCAGCTTTTCGTACGATTTGCCGTAGGACCAGTGCGGATAATGCGACGGCATCCCGTTGTAGGCCATGTAGCCCAGCATCCCGGTGTGATCGCACAGTTCAAATTCCTGCGGGTAGTAGCTGAGTCCGAACTCGTCGATCTTCGCGCGGATCCGCTCGTCCCATCTGACCAGGTCGTCGAGGCTCCACGTGGTGTCGCGAGCATTGGCCCCCGCGCTGACGCTCGATGCGCTCATTCCTTTACCCGGTCCTTGGCCAGGAACGCCTTGAACGATGGCCAGATGTCTTCCTTGCGCTCGATCAGCACGGTGTGAAAATTCGGCGCCTGGATGCGGCGGAATACGTTCAGCATCGACGACTCGTAGTAGCGCGAACCGAGCGGCTTGATCTCGCCGTAGCCGAACAGATTGCAGATGCTCGCCAGCTCCTCGGCGGACTTCAGCGCCGCCGGATTGTCGGAATCGAAATTGTCGCCGTCCGAGCAGTGAAACGCGTACAAGTTCCACAACGACGGATGATAGCGCGCGGCGACGATCTCAAGCGCCTTGTTGTAGCCCGACGAAATAAACGTGCCGCCCGATTCGCCCTTGTGAAAAAACTCTTCCTCGGTGACCTCGGTCGCTTCCGTGTGATGCCCGATAAAAACGATCTCGACGTTGCGATAACGCGTCGAAATAAACTGGTAGAGCAGAAAGAAGAAGCTGCGCGCGAGATACTTCTTCATCGTGTCCATCGAGCCCGACGTATCCATGATGCAGATCACCGCGGCGTTCGACTCCTCCTTGGTGTCCACCTCGACATGCTTGTAGCGAAGATCGTCGGTGTGAAACGGGAAGCGGCGCTTGACGCGTTGCAGCGTTGCGATCGAACCGGGGGCGAACGATTCTTCCTCGGCGGCCAGCGATCCGTCGGACTCGGCGTCGTCGATCGTCAAGTCGGCGGCGGCTTCCAAATCCGAGTTTGGATCGTCCAGCGACGCATCCGCGGCTGCCTTCGTCGCAGCGATGGCCTCTGCCCGCGCGTCAGCATCGTGGCGTTTTTCGGAGGCCAGCATGCGCATCACGCGCCGCTTCGCGGTGCGGCGCTTGTCCAGGCGAATCCGGATGCCGACCTTGCGATAGCCTTTTCGCTGCGAGGAAAACTCGGACAGGATTTCGCGCAATGCTCGACGCTCGAGGTTGGGTAATTCGAGGTCCTCGAACATGATCTCGATCAATTCCTCGAGCGTGACGTCGGTCTCGTAGTAGTCGACGCCGGGACGATCGCCGGCTTGGTCGCCCTTGCCGGGTCCTTCCTTGCCGGTCTTGCCGACGACCTGGCCGGGGCGCGAATCGCCGTCGCCCTGCGATGCGCCGCCCGAGTTATCGCCGTAAACGAAGCGGTATTCCTTGATTCCGCGCAGCGGAACCTTGATTATGCGATCCTTGTCTTTGCCGATGATCGATTCTTCGGCGATGATGTCGGCGATATTCTCGCGGATCGACTCACGCACTTTCTGCCGATGCCGCAAGCGGTCGCCGGCCGAGCGATCCGAGCGCTCAGCGTCCGACACGCGGTATTCGCGAAAGATCGTAT is from Candidatus Binatus sp. and encodes:
- a CDS encoding APC family permease, which encodes MAASPRVTLPEQTNSPPLFGRNTRTIVVTTGMLAFISFWRASAVVLCDLASTVYYIGGIVETAVGRSSPYFILAVMLFSYAVRAVYVESCSMFTRGGVYRVVKEAMGSTLAKISVSALMFDYILTGPISGVSAGQYLTGLMNELFKLGGVHLVLPQNLSAAVFAIGVTVYFWWQNILGIEESSGKAMRIMQVTTVMAVMMIVWCGITLYVRGAHLPPLELKFTSESLGWLKHLPAARTIGALGIMIAFGHSILAMSGEESLAQINREIEAPKLKNLLRTGLIIFLYSMLLTSLISFFAVMIVPDAVRMSKYGDNLIGGLAMFVVGPLWIRIALRAFVVFVGFLILAGAVNTSIVGSTGVLTRVAEDGVLLDWFRHPHRRYGTNHRIVNLVALMQIGTIVLSRGDMFLLGEAYAFGVIWSFVFKTLSVVVLRYRQTAPRIWQVPLNLKWFRPGGQDFPLGLILTFLVLFATALINLLTKQVATVAGIGFTAAPFLIFEISQKVNGHVEHAYGEEPEKFNLEFIDESGLHPKLLGFDGQVKKIIAIRDPGNLSHLHRYLSEPDHAELIALTVRMEKGLASSDGVQLFTDTEQKLFSRVVKTCEDHGRAVSQLVAVSNDQIHAIARIAYLLGADEVVMGVSERFQPDVQLENFAMHWGSLAQSEHHVKVRVLSATQGVRGEI
- a CDS encoding SpoVR family protein; translation: MSASSVSAGANARDTTWSLDDLVRWDERIRAKIDEFGLSYYPQEFELCDHTGMLGYMAYNGMPSHYPHWSYGKSYEKLKTLYDHGVSGLPYEMVINSNPAIAYLMRDNSLLLQILTMAHVYGHNDFFRNNFTFTSATRAELTIENYKAAAMRVRRYVEDPSIGIEKVERVLDAAHALNWQCRRNFAIKKLTPQEQIDRAIQTTQGHPDPFQKIHARRVVEEPDLHKVPIEPDEDLLLFIRDHNPFLADWEKDLLTIVAHEAKYFISLMETKIMNEGWASYWHKRILESLGLEQGLYLEFIVRHNQVVRPIPGQINPYHLGLKVWEDIYRRYTNPTAEEIKRDGPPAKSGLEKLFEVREVERDSSFLRRFLTEDLMREMDIFEYEARGEELVVSKVADDAGWREVKETLIKNVGTNSIPVLKIEDADFGQNRTLYVKHYHDGRDLHLEYAEKSLAYLQRLWGREVVLETVLEGKRSLLCSNDRGFSVRSLK
- a CDS encoding P1 family peptidase, coding for MATKPIRKAIREPMRTSSRPRARALGIPFDGEPGPLNAITDVAGVEVGHATIIRGNGKLIVGRGPVRTGVTAILPRGKRNFAPAFAGYFALNGNGEMTGTAWVEESGLLTTPIMITNTHSVGVVRDAVIQWQVKRRQMPQPWSLPVVAETWDGRLNDTDGFHVKPRHAWEALDTARTGRVAEGCVGGGTGMIGYGWKGGIGTASRRLERKAGGYTLGVLVQLNCGRGKELTIAGIPVGRKLRAESETAAQPDLGSIIIVAATDAPLLPHQLKRIARRLTMGLARTGSVSGNGSGDLFLAFSTAAAGESSDDVASVKMLANSRMDPLFTAAVQATEEAIVNALVAAETMTGINGERVEAIPHDRLIELMRRYARRSESAS
- a CDS encoding DUF444 family protein, producing the protein MAGDTIFREYRVSDAERSDRSAGDRLRHRQKVRESIRENIADIIAEESIIGKDKDRIIKVPLRGIKEYRFVYGDNSGGASQGDGDSRPGQVVGKTGKEGPGKGDQAGDRPGVDYYETDVTLEELIEIMFEDLELPNLERRALREILSEFSSQRKGYRKVGIRIRLDKRRTAKRRVMRMLASEKRHDADARAEAIAATKAAADASLDDPNSDLEAAADLTIDDAESDGSLAAEEESFAPGSIATLQRVKRRFPFHTDDLRYKHVEVDTKEESNAAVICIMDTSGSMDTMKKYLARSFFFLLYQFISTRYRNVEIVFIGHHTEATEVTEEEFFHKGESGGTFISSGYNKALEIVAARYHPSLWNLYAFHCSDGDNFDSDNPAALKSAEELASICNLFGYGEIKPLGSRYYESSMLNVFRRIQAPNFHTVLIERKEDIWPSFKAFLAKDRVKE
- a CDS encoding VOC family protein gives rise to the protein MPPQLDHLILAINDREKSIDFYTRIIGLTYDGEREPFSVIRVTPSLVLQLAPWGTKGNEHLAFSMTRSEFESAFERIRAAGLEYGDSFHAANNMRGPGEEGGAEGMGKALYLFDPNKHLIEIRHYEKD
- a CDS encoding protease inhibitor I42 family protein, with product MLLFAMLGVILMVGSTALARTVTVTEQDNGGGVVLAHGDDLAVSLKATSGTGYTWKVSKIDSSIIEQAGDPTYEQTGSAMPRATWNEITRFTAKSAGTGALELGYSRPWETDKPPAKIFTLSVIVK